In Bacillus pumilus, the sequence TTGTCAAAGTCGAAGCAAGTGATTTAAAATACGGAGAGGTCAAAAGAAACCAATATGCTCAATCCAATTCAGGCAAGCCGGACCGATTATCAAAAGATGACGGAGGTCATTTGATCGCATCTATTTTCAAAGGGTCTGGAGATATTGATAACCTACTTCCGATGAATTCACAGATTAATCGTAGTGGGGGGAAATGGTATCAGATGGAACAAGAGTGGTTGGCTGCATTGAAAGAAGTTCCTCCTGAGAAAGTATCTGTTTCAATAGAGCCAGTTTATAAAAGTGATTCATTGAGACCAGAACGTTTTGTTGTTGAATTTAAAATAGGTAATGACGAATTACAAAGATCAATTATTAAAAATCAAAAAGGTGGATAAACAATGGAATTAGAGAAACTAGATTCTCTGTATGGTGAAATTGCACAAACTGTTAATGAGATGATACCAAAAGAGTGGGATGAAGTTTGTTTATATGCCGAAATATTAGACGACTCTGCAGAGATTAATTTTTATTATAGATTAAAGGGAGAAACGGCATTTCTTTACTCGCATAATATACCTGAAGATCATCATGTAAGTAAGTCAATCTATAACGAGTTTTTAATAAAATTACATGATTTGTTTGAAGAGCTACAACAAGCATATGAATTAATTAATCCGGAAAAATGGACAAATTTAACTTTAAAATTAGATGAAAATGGTAAATTTTCCTTAGACTTTAATTATGAAGATGTATTGAATCAAGGAATTAACGGGTCTCAAAGAAGAGCAATATGGGCTTACGAAAATCTTGGAATACTTCCTAAAAGAAAATCAGTCAGGGAATTTCTTGATCAATATATTAAAAACAAAGGATAAAGTAACAACTAGCTTACCGCCCTCCAATAAAGGAGGGTTTTTTATTAAAATAGGCATATGATTCAGGAAAAAGTAGACCAGCAAGAGATTTCCACTTGGTAGATTCAACTTGTTCTGACTGACTTACATAAAAATGTGCCACATATTGGCGCTGCATCAGACTTAAGAGGAGGCTATTAAAATGAGTTTTAAACGGATTAAAGACAAAC encodes:
- a CDS encoding antitoxin YezG family protein; this translates as MELEKLDSLYGEIAQTVNEMIPKEWDEVCLYAEILDDSAEINFYYRLKGETAFLYSHNIPEDHHVSKSIYNEFLIKLHDLFEELQQAYELINPEKWTNLTLKLDENGKFSLDFNYEDVLNQGINGSQRRAIWAYENLGILPKRKSVREFLDQYIKNKG